The nucleotide sequence AGCTGATGAAAAATACAGGCAAGATCATGGCGTTTGATATCCATGGTCATAAGCTTCCTAAGATAGAAGAAAATGCCGCTCGTCTGGGTATCTCTATCATTGAAACGCAAGAGAAGGATGCACTTACTCTTCCGGGAGAATGGAAGAGCAAAGCCGACTGTGTGCTTGTCGATGCACCGTGTTCGGGACTCGGTGTACTTCGCCGCAAACCCGATTCGCGTTGGCGCAAGTCAGAAGAACTGCTAACAGAGCTTCCCAAACTTCAGTTAGCGATCTTAGAGCATGCATCCGAATGTGTCAAAGACGGTGGTACGCTCGTGTACAGCACGTGTACGATCGAACCGGAAGAAAATCAGATGGTTGTAGAAGCATTCCTTATGAAGCATACGGAATTTGTTTTGGAAACGATTCCGTGCAAAAAACAAAGTGATACGAAATGGATACAGTTCTTACCGCATATCGACCATACAGACGGATTTTTCTTAGCACGTATGCGTAAGAAAACGGAGGCAATATGAAAACGAACTTATTCGGATTGTTCCAAGAAGAAATCGCGGAACAGATTCGTGAACATAAATTAGAAAAATATCGTGCCAAACAGATCGCGGAATGGATGTATCGTCATCATGCGTCTTCGTTCAGCGAAATAACAACGCTGTCTAAAAAGATGCAGGCAGTTCTTGAGGATCATTTCGTTATAGAACGTGTTTCTTGTGTGCGCCAAAAAGTATCGGCAGACAACAAGACGATCAAATTCTTATTCTCGTTTGCTGACGGTGAAACGGCAGAAACTGTCTTGATGCGTCAACCGTACGGCAATAGCGTATGCTTATCAACACAAGTGGGTTGTGCAATGGGATGTCTTTTCTGTGCCTCAACGCTTGCAGGTCTTAAACGCAATCTGACAGCAGGAGAAATACTATCGCAGCTTCTTTTTGTTCAGAAGATGCTTGGCGAAGAAGGACAGCACGTTACGAGCATCGTATTGATGGGATCGGGCGAACCGCTCGTCAATTACGATAATGTCGTACGCTTTTTGCGCCTTTGTCATGAGCCGTATACGATGGGGCTCAGTTACCGCAGTATGACGCTATCTACTTGCGGTATCGTACCGTCGATCTATCGTTTGGCAGAAGAGGGGTTGCCGATCACATTGTCGATCTCGCTCCATGCACCGAACGATGAGATACGTTCGGAGATCATGCCGATCAATCGTAAATACGGTATTGATGAGGTACTTCGAGCAAGTGAAGCATATTATGAAAAGACAGGCAGACGCATCACGTATGAATATACGCTCATTGACGGCAAGAATGATATGACGTCTTGTGCCGATGAGCTTGTCAGACGCCTTCGCGGTCAGAATGCAAATGTCAATTTGATCCCTGTTAATCCCGTCCCTGAAAGAGGTCTTAACAGACCGTCCCTTGCCAAAATCAATCAATTCTGTTCATATCTGCAAAATCATAAAATACAGACTACAATTCGTAAAGAGATGGGAACAGATATTAACGCGGCTTGCGGACAGTTGCGCAACCAATATCTCAAACAGAAAAAGTAGTTGTTTTTGAGTAAATATGTACTTTATAATAAAATAAATTCATGGCATGAGGTGACAATATGGCTTTGAAGCAGACCGTCAATACAATAATTGAAAAATGCAAAGAACATCTTTGCAACAAACCGATTCCGCAAGGATTTTTTCCGTCAGAGATCGTAGCGCAGTTGCTCCTCGAAGCAGAACAGTCTAAAGTTACGACCGTAAACGGAATACTTGTGCCGAATCAATATACGTTTGCTGTTACCGAGGCGGAATATCGAACGATTGTTGATATTGCAGCTCCGCTGCAAGCCAGAGTGCTTGTCTGTCTTGCGGAAGAGCTGGAGAAACTTCGTTATCGTACACAAGGTACGTTATCGTTTCAGTTTGTCGTGCGCGATAAAGAGGAAGTGATTTCTGAGGTTTCTTTGCCTGTTAATAATGATGAAAAACAGATCGTAGAAAATGAGTCTAATGACTGTGATTCTACGCGTGTGTTTGATAAAGTTTCAACGATGCAGACCAAAGCTGCCGAAAAACAAGCTGTCATTTGTGTCATTGAAGGTGCGGATATCGGGAAACGTTTTGTATTTGCAGATAATCGCGTAAATATCGGACGTCGTGAAAATAACGATCTCGTATTGACCGATGGCAGTGTTTCTCGTCTTCATGCTTATATTATCAAAGAAGCCGGAAATCATATATTACATGATGCCAGAAGTCTGAACGGAACATATCTTAATGAAGTACAGATCATCAAGCAAGTTCTTCATGCAGGTGATATTATCAAGGTTGGTAATACGGTTATCGAATACGAGTTAATGTGAAAATAACGGCTGATATGAGGTGGATAAAATGTGGTTTTGCGGAAAATCAGATGTTGGTAAAATAAGACAACTAAACGAAGATTTTTATACATTCGATGCCCCTCATTTGGCTATTGTTGCTGATGGAATGGGCGGTCATGCTGCGGGGGAGATCGCAAGCAAGATGGCAACTCGTTCTGTTACGACATTTTTAGATACGCAGGATACGATAGACGAAGATACGCTTCGCCTGTCGATTATTAAGGCAAATGATGTCGTATACCATGCTTCAGAATCAAACAGCGATTACAGCGGTATGGGAACAACGATGATCATTTGCTATGAAAAAGATGACATTATCCACTGGGCACATGTTGGCGACAGTCGATTCTATCTTTATCGTGATGGCAAACTTCATCAGATCACACAAGACCATTCTTTCGTCGGTGAGCTTGAACGCAGCGGACAGATCACCAAAGAAGAAGCTGAAACGCATCCCAAGCGCAATCTTTTAATGCGCGCGATCGGCGCTGATAGTGAAATAGAAGTTGATACGGGTTCGTTCCCGCTTTTTACGGAAGATATTATCCTTCTGTGCAGTGACGGATTGACGAATATGGTTTCGGAAGCTGATATCTGTGCAATGTTGGAGAAAAGTGGTGAAGATATCGAATCTCTGCCTGCAGAACTCATCGACCGTGCCAATGAAAATGGCGGGAATGATAATATTACTGTTTTGTTGGGTAAAAAAGAAAAAGGTAGAAAACAAGATACATAAATAAAGAGAAGGAGGTGGCAAGATGATCAATCGTACATTGACGGACCGTTATACGATAATGGAATCTATCGGTACAGGCGGTATGGCGTACGTATATCGAGCATATGACGAGATACTTGATCGCTCGGTAGCAGTCAAAATGCTCCGTGATGATGTTGTTGTGCATAATGATGATTTCCGTGACTTTATTGCGAGATTTCGTATGGAAGCACAATCTGTTGCAAAATTGTCGCATCCGAACATCGTTACGATGTATGACGTCGGACATGACGGCGATATCGACTATATTGTAATGGAATATGTAGACGGCGAAACGCTGAAAAAGAAGATAGACAGAGATGGTGCGCTCAGCGAAAAAGAAGCTCTGAGGATCGCTCGTGAGATCGCAGAAGCCTTGGAACATGCACATGAAAATCGTCTTGTGCATTGTGACATCAAGCCACACAACATCTTGATCACAAAT is from Selenomonadales bacterium and encodes:
- a CDS encoding 16S rRNA (cytosine(967)-C(5))-methyltransferase RsmB, translated to LMKNTGKIMAFDIHGHKLPKIEENAARLGISIIETQEKDALTLPGEWKSKADCVLVDAPCSGLGVLRRKPDSRWRKSEELLTELPKLQLAILEHASECVKDGGTLVYSTCTIEPEENQMVVEAFLMKHTEFVLETIPCKKQSDTKWIQFLPHIDHTDGFFLARMRKKTEAI
- the rlmN gene encoding 23S rRNA (adenine(2503)-C(2))-methyltransferase RlmN gives rise to the protein MKTNLFGLFQEEIAEQIREHKLEKYRAKQIAEWMYRHHASSFSEITTLSKKMQAVLEDHFVIERVSCVRQKVSADNKTIKFLFSFADGETAETVLMRQPYGNSVCLSTQVGCAMGCLFCASTLAGLKRNLTAGEILSQLLFVQKMLGEEGQHVTSIVLMGSGEPLVNYDNVVRFLRLCHEPYTMGLSYRSMTLSTCGIVPSIYRLAEEGLPITLSISLHAPNDEIRSEIMPINRKYGIDEVLRASEAYYEKTGRRITYEYTLIDGKNDMTSCADELVRRLRGQNANVNLIPVNPVPERGLNRPSLAKINQFCSYLQNHKIQTTIRKEMGTDINAACGQLRNQYLKQKK
- a CDS encoding DUF3662 domain-containing protein; protein product: MALKQTVNTIIEKCKEHLCNKPIPQGFFPSEIVAQLLLEAEQSKVTTVNGILVPNQYTFAVTEAEYRTIVDIAAPLQARVLVCLAEELEKLRYRTQGTLSFQFVVRDKEEVISEVSLPVNNDEKQIVENESNDCDSTRVFDKVSTMQTKAAEKQAVICVIEGADIGKRFVFADNRVNIGRRENNDLVLTDGSVSRLHAYIIKEAGNHILHDARSLNGTYLNEVQIIKQVLHAGDIIKVGNTVIEYELM
- a CDS encoding Stp1/IreP family PP2C-type Ser/Thr phosphatase, producing MWFCGKSDVGKIRQLNEDFYTFDAPHLAIVADGMGGHAAGEIASKMATRSVTTFLDTQDTIDEDTLRLSIIKANDVVYHASESNSDYSGMGTTMIICYEKDDIIHWAHVGDSRFYLYRDGKLHQITQDHSFVGELERSGQITKEEAETHPKRNLLMRAIGADSEIEVDTGSFPLFTEDIILLCSDGLTNMVSEADICAMLEKSGEDIESLPAELIDRANENGGNDNITVLLGKKEKGRKQDT